ACGAGGATCTTCTGCATCTCAGAACGGCTCGTTGCCACGGCGACGGAACCAGCCTGTCAGCGACAGCCGCTCGCGATGGGCCGGCAACACTTCGTGGGGCACTTCACCGGAGAGAAACACCACCAGACAACCGCCGGTAGGTTGCACGTCATGGACGCGATCATTCTCCAGGTACATGCGCAACTGCCCGCCATCCTCCGGCAGCCAGCCGTCATTGAGGTAGATCACCGCCGAGACCATGCGCCGGTCATCGTCGCGAAATCGGTCGACATGCTTGCGATAAAACGCACCCGGCGGGTACAGGGCGAAATGGCATTCGAAGTCTTCCAGACCGAGGAACAGTCCGCGATTGAGCGCCTCGCGCAGGCTGTCCATCAGGTTCAGATAACGGTCGCTGGCCTCGGCCTGACCGGGATCGATCCATTGGATATGGTCGCCGCGAATGCCCTCGCGGACCTCCGAAAACGGCCCGCGTCCAACGCCCGCCGGCGCCAGTTCACCTTCGGCATCACGTTTACGGCACTCGGCGGCTAGCGCGCGAGTCAGATCCGCAGGCAGGAAAATGTTCTGCTGCGACCAGCCACGCTCGGCCAGGTCGTCGACGATACGTAACAGCAGCGGGTGTTCAGAGGATATTTGCATGGCGCGCATAGTATGCCTGCGCCGGGAATTGCGACAGAGCCACGCGGCGGCTTGATACGAATTCTCGACAAGTACTGGCACCGCACGGAGAATAGTCCGCTGCTGACAGGAGTCCCTATGCGCCGTTTGCTTTTTTCACTGTTGATGTTCTGCGTTTTGCCCGCCTGGGCAGACGGCCATGACCAGTTGTACAAGGTCGCCGGCTGGCCGGACCAACGCGCGCATTTCAATGACGCCCTGAACGCCGCGCAACAGCGTTACCAGAACAGCCTGCCGCCGGCGGTGTTTCAGGCGCTGGTGAATAACAGCAATCAGCGCTTCGCCCCTCAGGCCGTGGATCAACGAGCCGAAGCACAACTGCGCAAAAACCTCGCCGATCCAAAACCGGCCCTGTCGTTCTTTCAGTCACCGCTGGGCAAGAAGATCGTTGCCGCCGAACTGCTGGCGACCCGTCGCGATCAATTGGCGAAAAACGCCAAGGGCCTGCCGAAGATGCCGGCCAGCGACAGTCGCCTGCTGATCATCGGCCACCTCGCCCAGGCCCTGCCCGCCCGTGAAGCCGGTGCCGAGGTCAGCCTGGCGATTGCCGGCGTGGCGGCGGACAGCCTGAGCTCGATGATCCCCGGCCTGCTCGGCGGCGGTCAGGCCCAGAGCATGCTCAATGGTCAGCGCCAACGGCTGATGGATCAGATCGGTACCGAACTGAACAACACGCTGCTGTACGTCTATCGCGATTTGTCGGATGAAGAACTGGAAGAGTTCGCGACCTTTGCCGAGTCCACCGAAGGCAAAGCCTACTATCAGGCAGCGCTGGCGGCGATCCGCGCCGGGTTGGCCGTGGGGCAAAGTACTTCGAACCTCAATCAGTGAACTAGGGATTGCGGCCCTTGATCCGCTTGTTCAAGAATTCGAAATATTCCTCGCGCATTTCCGCCGTCTCGTTGGCCAGGTGATGCCGCGCCTCCGCCAGCAGCAGAATCTGCGGCCGGTCGAACTTCCACTTCAGCACTTGCAGGTTGTGCGGCCAATCCACCGTCATGTCCGCCTGCCCCTGAATGATCAGCGGCCGGCGCGGACTTTTCTTCGCGTATTCCACACGTTTGATCCAGCGTGACAACGCCCCGACCCACGCGGTCGGCAAGCGTTTTGGCTGCAAAGGATCGGCCTGCAGGAACGGCAGGAAATCCGGGTCGTTGGAGTTCTCGCTGAAACGTCGGGCGATGCCCCTGACAAAAGGTCTGAGCAGGTAATAACTGAACTGCGACCAGCCCCAGGCACGCGGCCGCACCAGCGGCGCCAGCAGGATCAACTGACCTTGCGCCGGGCTGTTTTCGCCATGGTTGAGCACGTGATCGACAATGATCGCCCCGCCGGTGCTTTGCCCGCACAAGTGCCACGGCTGCGGCAGCGCAATCGAGCGCGCCTCGGCGAACAGGCCTTGCAGCGCGTCCTGATATTCAGAGAAGTCGCGGATGCTCGCCCGCTCGCCGCTGGACAACCCATGCCCCGGCAGATCGCAGGCAATCACCGCGAAGCCCTGATCCAGCGCCCACTCGATCACATGCCGGTACAGGCCGGTGTGGTCATAAAAACCATGCACCAGAAACAGCGTGGCCTTGGCTGTTTCCGCCGGCCACCAGCAATGGCTGACCAGTTCATATCCATCGACGTCGAACCGACCCATGCCGCGCCAGACATCGCGTTCCGGGAAGTCGGTCTTGTAAAACCGCTGATACGCCTTCGCCTCCTCGGACAACGGCTGCCACTCGGCCAACGGCTTGAGGCTCGCACGCAGATGATCGGGATTGAAGGCAGCAGACATGGGCAATTCCAAAACGGTAAACGGACTTTATCGGCCTGCGATATTCATCTGTAGAAGCAAGCATGGCAAGCTTGGGGGCGCTCTCGACTGATTTCCCCACCGCGTTGTCGCCTTAAAGCGAGCCAGGCAAGGCGCAGGCCGCTGGGAATGGTTGTTCCCTTTCCAAGGCCTGCAACGCAGGCTGGCTCGCTTTAAGGCACAACCCGAAGGGCCGGGCCTGCTGTTGTGCAGGGCTGCGTTGCTCGAAGCTTATTTGGAACAACCAAACCGCGCTTCTCGCGTCTTGCCCTGCACAACAGCAGACCCAGCGCGGCGGGGAAATCAGTCGAGAGCGCCCCCAGCCTTCGAGGATCGAAAACATGCGTTCGCCCTACCGCACCGCGTTGTTCGCCAGCCTGCTCACCATCGTGTGTGCCGGCGTGCTGTGGGCCGCGTACGACTGGTTTCAGGGCCGCTACCTGCGGGCCTTCAGCGAACACACTGCGGTGTTTTCCGGCGATCCGCTGCGACTGCCCGACAATCTCGCCGGCCCCGGCAATATCCGCCTCGTGCACTTCTGGGACCCGGCCTGCCCGTGCAACGTCGGCAATCAGCAGCACCTGACCGAGATGGTCGAACAGTTCGGTCCCAAGGGTGTGGAGTTCTTTGCCGTGCAGAAGACTGGCAGCCACGGCCAGTTGCCTGCCACGCTCAGCCAGTTGAAAACCATCACGGTCCTGCCCGGTTCCGAACAGATCCCCGCCAGCCCGGCCGTGGCGATCTGGGACCGCAGCGGCAAACTGGCGTACTTCGGCCCCTACAGCGAAGGGCTGACCTGCAACTCCAGCAACAGTTTTATCGAACCGATCCTGCAAGCGTTGAGTGATGATCGTCCGGTGAATGCGACTCATACGTTGGCGGTTGGGTGTTATTGCCCGTGGGTGAGTGGAGAGTGAGAGTTTCGCCACACTCCAAAACTAAACTACTTTGAAACCAGGCTTGCCGTTGGCCGCCCGCCACGCCTTAACTTCTTTCACAATCGCTTCAGGGCAATCTTCCCTACCGTCCTTTGGATAGTAGATCAGATCGGACCCATCCGGATGTTCTGTTAAATTCTCAAACTCAAAAACGGCTTCAATTTGCTCCCTCTCAGTCGAATAGGATGACTCATATATACCTCTGACGAACAGTAAAAAATCTTTCTCAGTAAAACTAGAGATCAACCTACCTTTCATCTCACCACCCAAATCAAAGAGTGCCCTTGCACTAAACATGCAAGAGCACGAACTGAACTAAAACTCACTATTTCTTAAAACCCGGCTTACCATTAGCCGCCCGCCATTTTTTTACTTCTTCAACAATCCCTGAAGGACTGTCCTCTCTATCGTCTCTAGGATAATAAATCAGATCCGCCCCATCTGGATGCTCTGTTAAACGTCTAAATTCCAAAACCATTTTCACGTCATCCTCCTCCGTGCGTGCGTCGCTGTCACAGACTGAAATCACAAACTCTAAAAACTCTTGCTCTGTATAATCAGAAATCGACCTAACTCTCATCTCACCACCCCCTGCCATGAATATCTTTGTGGCGCTTTGGCGTAACAACACTGATATTTTCTAAACCGTACACACTGCCATCATTCGATATATATATTTTGTGATGAAGCTCAAACTTTCCCGCTTCGCCCGCCCACTCTTTTTCAGGTGCATAGGGGGACTTTCCTTTTTCCATCGCAGACAGACTCTGCTTTTTAAACTGAGCCGCCAACTCCGGATCCCCAGCCACCGCCTTCCAAAACGCCTCCCGAAACGCCCGAAAATTCCTGAACTCCCGCCCTCGCAACTGATCGGCAATCTGCGCCGGCACCGGTGCGCCTTCGCCCTGCGATGCGCTCCCGAGCCAGTTGCCCGATACCACCTGCCCAACACCTGACGCGACACCCGGATCCTCCCGCCGATCCCGAAACATCGTGTAGTTCGGCGGCAGCCCGGAGTCCTGCGGGAACACCAGGACATAGTCATCGAATCCGGCTTCTAAAACGGCCGGGAACGAATCGAGGCGTCCCTCGACCGGGACTACCGTCGCCCCAGTATAGGCAGGCACATCCGGCTGCCCCGCCGGTGAGGTCGTCGAGCTGTTTCCCGGATTGACGATCGGCGTCCACGTCAGGGTGCGTGGCGGAACGTCGGCGGTAGTCGCGGTGTAGACGTTGCGTTCGGCGTCGTAAGCAGCCGCCACCACCTTGGTGGCCGACGGAATACTCCGCCCATCAGTCTTGACGACAAAAACCTCTGACTGCCCGTTCGCGTCGGTCTTTGAACTGACACGGTAAGGCAGATCAACCGTCCCGCCAGCCGCCGCGATGGCGTACAGATCTGGCGCAAATTCTGGCGCGAGATCCGACAGCGGCGTACTGAACGCATAACGGTCCGGCAGTTCGCCGTTACCCAGTTTCGAGGAGTAGACCAACGCGGAAACGCCGACCACCGCGCCCGCCCCGACGCTGGCCGCCAGACTGCCCAGAGCCGTGATGGCGCTGCGAACCGCCGCTTGCAGACTGACCGAAGCGGCCTCGGCAACCGCCAGGACTCCCGCCGAAGTCATGAACAGCGGTCCTGCCGCAGAAGTGGCACCCGGGGCGCGGAAGGTATGGGCGGAACGCAGCGCCTCTGCCGCTATACGCGCTTGCTCTTCGGCAAGGCGCCTGGCCTCTGCTTCTGCGGCGACTCGCGCCTCCTCCCGTATACGTGCCTGCTCCTCGGCAACACGCCGGGCCTCAGCCTCCGCGGCAATACGCGCCTGCTCCTGCAAATGCCGAGCTTCCTGTTCCTTGGCAATGCGTATCTGTTCCTGCAGACGCTCCGCCTCTTGGGCGCGGGCGATCAGACCGGCAAAAGCGTCCGCAGCCGCCGCCATGTGCCGG
The sequence above is a segment of the Pseudomonas sp. HS6 genome. Coding sequences within it:
- a CDS encoding 2OG-Fe(II) oxygenase, translated to MRAMQISSEHPLLLRIVDDLAERGWSQQNIFLPADLTRALAAECRKRDAEGELAPAGVGRGPFSEVREGIRGDHIQWIDPGQAEASDRYLNLMDSLREALNRGLFLGLEDFECHFALYPPGAFYRKHVDRFRDDDRRMVSAVIYLNDGWLPEDGGQLRMYLENDRVHDVQPTGGCLVVFLSGEVPHEVLPAHRERLSLTGWFRRRGNEPF
- a CDS encoding DUF2059 domain-containing protein; translated protein: MRRLLFSLLMFCVLPAWADGHDQLYKVAGWPDQRAHFNDALNAAQQRYQNSLPPAVFQALVNNSNQRFAPQAVDQRAEAQLRKNLADPKPALSFFQSPLGKKIVAAELLATRRDQLAKNAKGLPKMPASDSRLLIIGHLAQALPAREAGAEVSLAIAGVAADSLSSMIPGLLGGGQAQSMLNGQRQRLMDQIGTELNNTLLYVYRDLSDEELEEFATFAESTEGKAYYQAALAAIRAGLAVGQSTSNLNQ
- a CDS encoding alpha/beta hydrolase, with translation MSAAFNPDHLRASLKPLAEWQPLSEEAKAYQRFYKTDFPERDVWRGMGRFDVDGYELVSHCWWPAETAKATLFLVHGFYDHTGLYRHVIEWALDQGFAVIACDLPGHGLSSGERASIRDFSEYQDALQGLFAEARSIALPQPWHLCGQSTGGAIIVDHVLNHGENSPAQGQLILLAPLVRPRAWGWSQFSYYLLRPFVRGIARRFSENSNDPDFLPFLQADPLQPKRLPTAWVGALSRWIKRVEYAKKSPRRPLIIQGQADMTVDWPHNLQVLKWKFDRPQILLLAEARHHLANETAEMREEYFEFLNKRIKGRNP
- a CDS encoding DUF6436 domain-containing protein, which produces MRSPYRTALFASLLTIVCAGVLWAAYDWFQGRYLRAFSEHTAVFSGDPLRLPDNLAGPGNIRLVHFWDPACPCNVGNQQHLTEMVEQFGPKGVEFFAVQKTGSHGQLPATLSQLKTITVLPGSEQIPASPAVAIWDRSGKLAYFGPYSEGLTCNSSNSFIEPILQALSDDRPVNATHTLAVGCYCPWVSGE
- a CDS encoding bacteriocin immunity protein produces the protein MFSARALFDLGGEMKGRLISSFTEKDFLLFVRGIYESSYSTEREQIEAVFEFENLTEHPDGSDLIYYPKDGREDCPEAIVKEVKAWRAANGKPGFKVV
- a CDS encoding bacteriocin immunity protein, with the translated sequence MAGGGEMRVRSISDYTEQEFLEFVISVCDSDARTEEDDVKMVLEFRRLTEHPDGADLIYYPRDDREDSPSGIVEEVKKWRAANGKPGFKK
- a CDS encoding S-type pyocin domain-containing protein → MSDIENYLGPHRQTGPGKYELAPIPIKGVKPVRLGQGGFFSGSWGLNEGPHRGTGQGSGKLDPLTPFIWDDLMHEQQNAQAHIDLEYAGIFSNIGATSNNEVEQARQAAGAGLSPERKVKADQEITIQVIHAKLLEYRAHTEGAYSLYGHNPFFLMKDLSFRKIRESLTLPVPDVSIAYAAIDRAYRSAMELRRLSWVMAIIANQLPELATRRAQVEAATQTTRDAQQILSAERLSVVNLETNIRLHFLPGFLVERMAAIAGSTGGSLSQTLTNYKFAADNISAAEQAAVRPYAIANPAINFPLSKPELEALKNLVDLQATTDLGKRWQDYHASLLHSESARHMAAAADAFAGLIARAQEAERLQEQIRIAKEQEARHLQEQARIAAEAEARRVAEEQARIREEARVAAEAEARRLAEEQARIAAEALRSAHTFRAPGATSAAGPLFMTSAGVLAVAEAASVSLQAAVRSAITALGSLAASVGAGAVVGVSALVYSSKLGNGELPDRYAFSTPLSDLAPEFAPDLYAIAAAGGTVDLPYRVSSKTDANGQSEVFVVKTDGRSIPSATKVVAAAYDAERNVYTATTADVPPRTLTWTPIVNPGNSSTTSPAGQPDVPAYTGATVVPVEGRLDSFPAVLEAGFDDYVLVFPQDSGLPPNYTMFRDRREDPGVASGVGQVVSGNWLGSASQGEGAPVPAQIADQLRGREFRNFRAFREAFWKAVAGDPELAAQFKKQSLSAMEKGKSPYAPEKEWAGEAGKFELHHKIYISNDGSVYGLENISVVTPKRHKDIHGRGW